In Aedes albopictus strain Foshan chromosome 3, AalbF5, whole genome shotgun sequence, the following are encoded in one genomic region:
- the LOC134290277 gene encoding uncharacterized protein LOC134290277 — protein MSQKSENCAAKATGTPGFDELQGYTDNTAAEIMTAHASSVPSVVILSPPSPRNQVNAVVTNTNTSRSGPNITNVVNVDKRNEGAATIVRRNPLREVRRNVDHRCRLCERRDNEEMVQCDGCDRWFHFVCVHVTEDIANVSWICPICKTSSFIIPPTSTNNLFADQRNQVPPPPTKPISQRSRSKASSRSEARRMKELEMKKLEEELELEKRFLERKYKLLKEMESETSSVTEEDEEVKLSKIEEWLAKTERHGEAEDSGLVAEAANEQTPNRSAKLDEHQAQNVQRNTNPSILRVNQGDQRLPHQRIPQSLTFAPTPAPNLSHNCHSQGVHYSINARSQFVHAQVQNERYETEVRPAHSVSLAADREPRFSSSTLPRTHFGQYSREYQEDNQHSRVPQGYTNVASIPAINPGRINEFAPGQRSTPIRTVQPESGQAAFNEETLGVLNRSQIAARQAVSRDLPDFDGSLEEWPLFYATFHSSTQMCGFTNEENMLRLRKCLKGKALEAVKCELLHPANVADVMSTLKMLYGRPDAIVQSIIKRIRQLPSPNTEKLDTIVNFALTVKNMVAMIRACEVNDFIFNASLRYELVERLPASLKLDWARFTRNYPDPNLAVFSTWLYTIAEDASTVMATPGQEARSKVVKRDGFLNFHSESESCSEKPSEPACKFTSVTTNNPVKDACVVCKGGCPTVAKCSRFEEFSYDSKWATIKECKLCRKCLRRHNGSCKLQRKCEVNGCTFLHHPLLHKPESLNPKPYPTKQTSTSPEHKDSESSCNVHQGQSAVLFRILPVVLYGPKKIVRTYAFIDDGSELTLIEQSLADELGIEGPKKSLCLKWTGGTRKMENESQQVNLQISGVGNEATKFELLGINTLSSLQIRPQTLMLSELQKKFPHLAGLPLESYRDVSPRLLIGLDFANLGHGSNSREGKWNEPIAVKTRLGWMVYGNCTGKEDTIGYTNYHSVQVCECNREYDDNLHKAMKSYFSLDSMGIIKPNKPVLSQEDQRAQMLLESLTRQTNNRYESGLLWKYDQVRLPDSEPMAQRRWKCLEHRLNKDPALAETLKQKIQEHISKGYIRKLTEEEIRAQYERVWYLPIFVVTNANKPGKIRLVWDAAATAHGVSLNSVLLKGPDQLCSLFSVLIRFREYRVAVCGDIREMYHQVQMRDEDQQCQRFLWKDSSETIPSVFVVQVMTFGACCSPSIAQHVKNSNAKQFEQDHPEAVEAIIKRHYVDDMLVSTETEEEAVKLAQDVKGIHQNAGFEIRNWVSNSSTVRAALEGEATGEKNMDISETDAAEKVLGMWWNTSTDRFTYKMSARYDENLLSGNRRPTKRQVLRTLMMVFDPMGFIAQILMFLKVLLQEIWRTRVGWDDPIEDAQFEKWLTWLAIFPKIETVEVPRCYRVLTSVKSTVQMHTFVDASESGFAAVVYLRFQEGDVIECSLVGAKTRVAPLKFLSIPRSELQAALLGVRLSDSILKSLSISVSQRYFWTDSKDVLCWLGSDHRRYSQFVAFRVSEILESTEITDWRWVSTKHNVADEGTKWTRLPDLSTDSRWFRGPDFLWQVEETWPVSPCFRKSTDEELRPHLLLHEKINEPVIRIQDFSKWTPLLRQTALIIRYLDNLKRSAKKEHRSCGPLTQPELAKAENYLFRQAQSETYADEIVTLAIHPRTSTKRIIRNNPLFRSAFIDENGVARVQGRTKECEFAARDAVEPIILPRHHHITRLIVADAHERFNHQNHTTIINELLQRYRIPRMKATYHAVRRNCQYCKNLQAKPQPPMMADLPQSRLATFSRPFTYMGVDYFGPILVSVGRHSEKRWGVIATCLTTRAIHLQIAHTLSTNSCVMAIRNVMARRGIPAVIYSDRGTNFQATNKELKAAIQQLDHDKLANEFTSSRTQWIFIPPLSPHMGGAWERLIRTVKQNLVAMQLSRLPTDEVLQNAIVEVENIVNSRPLTDIPLDDDDSPVLTPNHFLLGSANGVRSWVPFDNSPVALRNSYTQSQAMANVFWKRWIRDYLPILTRRSKWFIPTKPIEVGDIVMIVDHKLPRNCWPKARVISTRTAPDGQVRSATVQTASGGIYERSAVSLAVLDIGVGKNTHMDGRLRIPGGSVKCAQSTAAESASPT, from the coding sequence ATGTCGCAGAAGTCGGAGAATTGTGCAGCGAAAGCAACTGGAACACCTGGTTTCGATGAGCTGCAAGGATATACAGACAACACCGCGGCAGAGATCATGACCGCCCACGCAAGTAGCGTTCCTTCCGTCGTTATATTATCCCCTCCTAGCCCGAGAAATCAGGTAAATGCTGTCGTTACCAATACTAATACATCCCGATCCGGACCTAACATAACAAACGTTGTCAATGTCGATAAGAGGAACGAAGGTGCCGCGACTATCGTCCGTAGAAATCCGTTACGCGAGGTTCGTAGAAATGTAGATCATCGTTGCCGGCTGTGTGAAAGGCGCGACAATGAAGAAATGGTGCAATGTGACGGCTGCGACAGGTGGTTCCACTTCGTGTGCGTTCACGTTACGGAGGACATCGCTAACGTCAGCTGGATCTGTCCAATCTGCAAGACCTCATCTTTCATTATCCCCCCCACCAGCACTAACAATCTGTTTGCCGATCAACGAAACCAAGTTCCACCCCCACCAACCAAACCGATATCGCAACGATCTAGGAGCAAGGCCAGTTCTCGAAGTGAAGCAAGAAGAATGAAGGAGTTGGAGATGAAAAAGCTTGAGGAAGAGTTGGAGTTAGAAAAGCGGTTTCTTGAGCGGAAGTACAAGCTGTTGAAGGAGATGGAGAGCGAAACATCATCAGTGACCGAGGAGGACGAAGAAGTCAAGCTGTCGAAGATCGAGGAGTGGTTAGCCAAGACGGAACGACATGGGGAAGCTGAAGATTCCGGGTTAGTGGCAGAAGCGGCAAACGAGCAAACGCCGAACAGATCGGCCAAGCTTGATGAGCACCAAGCTCAAAATGTCCAGCGGAATACAAACCCATCAATTCTTCGCGTCAACCAGGGTGACCAGCGTCTACCACACCAACGAATCCCGCAAAGTCTAACATTTGCCCCTACGCCAGCACCAAACTTGTCACACAACTGTCATTCGCAAGGCGTTCACTATTCCATCAACGCAAGATCGCAGTTTGTCCACGCTCAAGTTCAAAATGAACGTTACGAAACCGAAGTTCGTCCAGCACACTCCGTTTCGCTGGCAGCTGACCGTGAACCAAGGTTTTCATCATCGACGTTGCCGCGTACGCATTTCGGTCAATACTCTAGGGAGTACCAGGAAGATAATCAACATTCAAGGGTACCACAAGGGTATACGAACGTAGCGTCTATTCCAGCAATAAACCCTGGTAGAATAAACGAGTTTGCTCCAGGACAGCGATCAACACCGATAAGGACAGTTCAGCCGGAATCCGGCCAAGCTGCGTTCAACGAAGAAACCTTAGGCGTACTCAATCGTAGCCAGATTGCAGCCCGCCAAGCAGTGTCTAGAGATCTACCAGACTTCGATGGATCATTGGAGGAATGGCCTCTCTTCTACGCAACATTTCATTCGTCTACGCAGATGTGCGGATTCACTAACGAGGAGAATATGTTACGATTGCGAAAATGCCTGAAGGGCAAGGCATTGGAGGCGGTTAAGTGCGAGTTACTCCATCCTGCGAATGTAGCTGATGTAATGTCGACGTTGAAGATGCTCTATGGTCGACCGGATGCGATCGTGCAATCGATTATCAAGCGTATCAGACAGCTTCCTTCGCCAAACACGGAAAAGCTTGATACAATCGTAAATTTCGCGTTAACCGTGAAGAATATGGTTGCGATGATACGAGCTTGTGAAGTGAATGATTTTATCTTCAACGCCTCTCTTCGTTACGAGCTAGTGGAGCGTCTGCCTGCGTCGTTGAAGTTAGATTGGGCGAGGTTCACCCGCAATTACCCTGATCCTAACTTGGCAGTTTTCAGCACCTGGCTGTACACTATTGCGGAAGACGCAAGTACAGTAATGGCTACGCCTGGACAAGAAGCGCGAAGTAAAGTGGTCAAACGGGACGGTTTTCTGAACTTTCATTCAGAATCGGAGTCCTGTAGTGAAAAGCCAAGCGAGCCAGCCTGCAAGTTCACATCGGTTACAACGAATAACCCCGTCAAGGATGCGTGTGTGGTATGTAAAGGAGGCTGCCCTACGGTCGCAAAATGTAGCAGATTCGAAGAATTTAGTTATGATTCCAAGTGGGCAACAATAAAGGAATGTAAGCTATGTCGCAAATGTCTTCGAAGACACAATGGTTCTTGTAAGTTGCAGAGAAAGTGTGAAGTGAATGGATGCACGTTCTTGCACCATCCTTTGCTTCACAAACCTGAGAGCTTAAACCCTAAGCCGTATCCGACAAAGCAAACTAGCACTTCTCCAGAGCACAAAGATTCCGAGTCAAGTTGCAACGTTCACCAAGGGCAGTCAGCAGTATTGTTCCGTATACTGCCAGTCGTGTTGTATGGACCAAAGAAGATAGTGCGAACATACGCGTTCATTGATGACGGATCGGAGCTTACTCTCATTGAACAAAGTCTCGCGGACGAGCTAGGTATCGAAGGTCCGAAAAAATCCTTGTGCTTGAAATGGACCGGTGGAACACGTAAAATGGAAAATGAGTCGCAGCAAGTAAATCTACAGATCTCCGGCGTGGGCAACGAGGCAACGAAGTTCGAACTTTTGGGCATTAACACTCTATCGTCACTTCAGATCCGCCCACAGACGCTCATGCTCTCTGAGTTACAGAAGAAGTTCCCACATCTTGCAGGACTGCCACTTGAATCCTATCGTGATGTGAGCCCACGGCTCCTGATCGGTTTGGATTTCGCTAACCTTGGACATGGGAGTAACAGTCGAGAAGGAAAGTGGAACGAACCCATCGCAGTTAAAACTCGGTTAGGATGGATGGTTTATGGTAACTGCACTGGGAAAGAAGATACCATCGGATACACGAACTACCACAGCGTCCAAGTCTGCGAATGTAATCGTGAATACGATGACAACCTTCACAAAGCGATGAAATCATACTTTTCACTAGACAGTATGGGAATCATCAAACCGAACAAACCCGTACTCTCCCAAGAAGACCAACGGGCACAGATGTTGCTGGAATCCCTCACCCGACAAACAAACAATCGATACGAATCTGGCCTTCTGTGGAAATACGACCAGGTGCGGCTACCGGACAGTGAGCCAATGGCGCAAAGACGATGGAAATGTTTGGAACATCGATTAAACAAGGATCCAGCTCTTGCCGAAACACTCAAACAGAAAATCCAGGAGCACATAAGTAAGGGCTATATTAGAAAGCTGACTGAAGAAGAGATCCGTGCACAATACGAACGAGTTTGGTACCTTCCCATTTTTGTAGTCACGAACGCTAACAAACCGGGTAAGATACGCCTAGTTTGGGATGCTGCAGCCACCGCACACGGCGTCTCTTTAAATTCAGTCCTTCTGAAAGGTCCCGATCAACTATGTTCTCTTTTCTCTGTTCTGATCCGCTTCCGCGAGTACCGAGTGGCAGTAtgtggtgacattagagaaatgTACCACCAGGTACAAATGCGGGACGAAGATCAGCAATGTCAACGCTTCCTGTGGAAAGACAGTAGTGAGACCATACCTAGCGTATTCGTAGTCCAGGTAATGACCTTCGGTGCTTGCTGTTCTCCAAGCATTGCGCAACACGTGAAAAACAGCAATGCAAAGCAGTTTGAGCAGGACCATCCAGAGGCAGTCGAGGCGATTATCAAGCGGCACTACGTGGATGATATGCTCGTCAGTACCGAAACTGAGGAAGAGGCTGTAAAACTAGCACAAGACGTAAAAGGGATTCACCAGAATGCAGGGTTCGAAATACGCAATTGGGTTTCAAATTCCAGTACAGTTCGAGCAGCGCTAGAAGGAGAAGCCACCGGAGAAAAGAACATGGACATCAGTGAAACGGACGCAGCAGAAAAGGTACTAGGCATGTGGTGGAATACCTCAACAGACCGCTTCACTTACAAAATGTCGGCCAGATACGACGAAAACCTGCTTTCTGGTAATCGCCGTCCAACCAAGCGACAGGTTCTACGAACCCTCATGATGGTTTTCGATCCCATGGGGTTTATTGCGCAAATCTTGATGTTTTTGAAAGTTCTCCTCCAAGAAATTTGGCGAACGCGAGTGGGATGGGATGATCCAATCGAAGATGCACAATTCGAGAAATGGCTAACATGGTTGGCTATTTTCCCAAAGATTGAGACCGTCGAAGTTCCACGTTGCTACCGTGTATTGACATCTGTGAAATCCACAGTCCAAATGCATACGTTCGTTGATGCAAGCGAAAGCGGATTTGCGGCGGTTGTTTACCTCCGTTTCCAAGAAGGCGATGTGATAGAATGCTCGTTAGTTGGAGCCAAAACCAGAGTGGCACCCCTGAAATTCCTATCAATTCCACGTTCCGAGTTACAAGCAGCTCTACTTGGCGTTCGTCTGTCTGATTCGATACTGAAGTCGCTTTCTATCAGCGTTAGCCAACGATATTTTTGGACGGATTCTAAAGACGTTCTCTGCTGGTTGGGATCCGATCATCGTCGTTACAGTCAGTTTGTGGCTTTCCGAGTGAGCGAAATTCTGGAATCAACAGAAATTACCGATTGGCGGTGGGTTTCGACTAAGCATAACGTAGCAGATGAAGGAACAAAATGGACACGACTTCCAGATTTGTCAACCGACAGTCGCTGGTTCCGGGGACCCGATTTTCTCTGGCAAGTCGAGGAAACTTGGCCCGTATCTCCATGTTTCAGAAAATCGACTGACGAAGAGCTTCGCCCTCATTTGCTTCTTCACGAAAAGATTAACGAGCCAGTCATCAGAATACAAGACTTCTCCAAGTGGACTCCCCTGCTTCGCCAAACCGCTCTCATCATTCGGTATCTGGATAACCTAAAGCGTTCAGCCAAAAAAGAGCACCGCAGTTGTGGCCCACTAACTCAACCAGAACTGGCTAAAGCAGAGAATTACTTGTTTCGCCAAGCACAGTCAGAAACATATGCCGATGAAATTGTCACATTGGCAATTCATCCGCGAACTTCGACGAAGCGAATCATCAGAAACAACCCGCTGTTTCGGAGTGCCTTTATCGATGAAAACGGAGTCGCACGTGTTCAAGGGCGAACTAAGGAGTGCGAGTTTGCCGCCCGTGATGCTGTTGAGCCCATTATTCTTCCCCGTCATCATCATATCACACGTTTAATCGTTGCCGATGCTCATGAGAGATTCAACCATCAGAATCATACGACAATCATCAACGAACTTTTACAACGTTACCGCATTCCTCGTATGAAGGCTACGTACCATGCTGTTCGACGAAACTGCCAGTACTGTAAAAACCTACAAGCAAAACCGCAACCACCAATGATGGCTGATCTTCCTCAGTCGCGCTTAGCAACCTTTAGTCGTCCATTCACCTATATGGGGGTGGATTATTTCGGGCCAATTTTGGTCTCCGTGGGCCGTCATTCTGAAAAACGGTGGGGGGTCATTGCAACTTGCCTAACCACTCGTGCCATCCACCTGCAAATCGCTCACACACTTTCAACGAACTCTTGTGTAATGGCGATCCGGAATGTTATGGCTAGGAGGGGAATTCCTGCCGTTATTTATAGCGACCGTGGTACCAACTTTCAAGCTACCAATAAGGAACTAAAGGCAGCAATTCAACAACTCGACCATGACAAACTAGCGAATGAGTTTACTTCCAGTCGAACTCAGTGGATCTTCATCCCACCCCTATCGCCACATATGGGTGGAGCCTGGGAACGGTTGATACGTACTGTTAAGCAGAACTTAGTTGCAATGCAGCTAAGCCGGTTACCTACCGATGAAGTACTACAGAACGCAATAGTGGAGGTCGAAAATATCGTTAACTCGCGTCCATTAACCGACATCCCACTCGATGATGATGATTCACCCGTGCTGACACCCAACCATTTTCTGCTGGGATCAGCAAACGGTGTTAGATCTTGGGTTCCATTCGACAATAGTCCGGTGGCGCTTAGGAATTCCTACACACAATCTCAAGCCATGGCCAACGTTTTCTGGAAACGGTGGATACGGGATTATCTTCCTATTCTCACGCGACGATCGAAGTGGTTTATTCCAACGAAGCCTATTGAAGTTGGAGACATCGTGATGATCGTAGATCATAAGCTGCCTCGTAACTGCTGGCCGAAGGCCAGAGTGATTTCTACACGCACTGCTCCCGATGGTCAGGTGCGTTCGGCCACCGTTCAAACAGCGTCCGGTGGAATCTACGAGCGTTCTGCGGTATCGTTAGCTGTACTCGACATAGGCGTTGGAAAGAATACGCATATGGATGGCCGTCTGCGTATTCCGGGGGGGAGTGTTAAGTGCGCCCAGTCAACAGCTGCTGAGTCGGCATCCCCCACATGA